GTTTCAGCCAGGTCGTGATTTGCAGGAACAGCAGGGCGGCCAGCAAATTAACCAGGATTTGTCCGGGGATACCGGTGAGGATCTGGCGCCAGTAGGTGCCGTGCTCGGCAAGAAAACCCAGGGTGAAAACCAATATCAGGGACTGCAACAGGCTGCTGACGAAAACCAGAAACAGCAACAGTATCGGGCTTTCGCTGTTCAGGTGGCCGGAGATGCTTCGAAGGATCAGATACAGCAGCAGGTAGACCAGCCCGTAAAGGCCCAGGGAAAAGCCCGAGACGCTGTCCTGTAAACAGCCCAGCAGCCAGGAGGCAGATCCACCGAGAATGACTTTTTCTTTTAAACCGAGGGTCAATACCAGTAACAGCAGCAGGTCCGGTTTGCTGGCCATGGTTTGGGGAATCAGGGTCTCGATCACAGCCAGTATCAGCCCGAGAATCAGGTAGCAGGTCAGGGTTTTCATGGGACGGTGTCCAGCATGACGAGAACTTCTTCCAGCCGGGAGAAGTTGACGGCGGGGGTCACTGTGACCGTTTGGAACAGGTCCAGATCGTTTGTCTGGGTATGGCTGACGGTTCCCACGGGCAGTCCCTTGGGGAAAATGCCGCCATTGCCCGATGTGATGATGGTGTCTCCGGTAGCGATATCTTCACGCAGCAGAGCGAAGTCGAGGGTCAACGATTGGCCGCGCCCCCGGCAAATGCCCCGGGCTCGACTGCGTTGCACCAGCACGGCCATGGCCGAGGATGCGTCGGTTGCGAGCAGTACCCGC
This DNA window, taken from Syntrophotalea carbinolica DSM 2380, encodes the following:
- the mreD gene encoding rod shape-determining protein MreD gives rise to the protein MKTLTCYLILGLILAVIETLIPQTMASKPDLLLLLVLTLGLKEKVILGGSASWLLGCLQDSVSGFSLGLYGLVYLLLYLILRSISGHLNSESPILLLFLVFVSSLLQSLILVFTLGFLAEHGTYWRQILTGIPGQILVNLLAALLFLQITTWLKPYRRRFLKQAGGLF